TATAAACATAAGTGGATTCAAAACTATTGGAAGACCGAAAAGAACTGGCTCGTTTATATTAAAACAACCTGGAACTAATGCAAGTCTACCTAACTGTTTAAGACGTTGTGATCTAGCAAATAAGAAACATGCTGCAACAAGTCCTAATGTTATTCCTGAACCTCCTAATGTTATAAAGTTATCTTGGAACTGCTGACATACTATGTGAGCATTTTTTCCAGCTCCTGAAGCTACTAATGCATGACCAGCTTTAAAAACATCCTGGTTTGCTAAAGTGTTTGCTTGGTATATTGATCCCATAACACCACCTATAAGAGTAGCACCATGAACACCAAAGAACCAGAAGAAAGATATAACAAATGGTATTGCTATTGCTCCACCTAATGAGTCCGTTATTCCTTGTAGTGGAATTTGTAATACTTTATAAATCCATTCAAGTGCAGTTTGACCTGTAACAACATTAAAGAATATGAATATACACATTGCACCTGTTATAATAACAGCACCTGGAATTAGTGCTGAGAAAGCATTTGCAACACCTGATGGTACACTTTCTGGAAGCTTAATTCTTATGTCACGTTTTAAGAACCATGAATAAATAAATCCTGTAAGTACTCCAATAATTATGGCAGCAATCATTCCTTTACCGCCAGTCCAGCCCTTAGGTATAACTGCTGAAACTTTATCTGCATGTTTCATTACAACTCCGCCAACTTTATCACCTATGTTAATTGGTGAATAACTTGGCATAACTATTAGAAATGCTACCGCACCCAAAAGTCCTGATGTTACAGGATCTTGGCCTTCATTTTTAGCATATTGAGCAGCTATTCCTATTACTGCTGCAATTGCCATAATATCGAAGGTTGAACCTGAAACTTGACTTAATGGCACTGCCCAGTTTGGCCCAAATATTCCTGTCATCCAGCCTCCCCATGACTTAATTGGGAAATTAGCTATCAACAAAAATATTGATCCAACTAGAGTAAGTGGCATCGTGATTATAACACCGTCTTTTATGGCAGTTATAATTTTTGAATTAGCAAATTTCATTATCGGTGGCAAAATCTTCTCTTGAATGGTATCTACTTTACTCATTATTATAATTCCTCCTCGTATTTTTATATGATATATAGATATTATTAAGTCCTATAAATTATATATTTTCACCTCTCTCTTCTATTACTTTTTTATACCAATAAAATGATAATTTCTTTTTTCTATCTAAGTTATGCTTCTGATCTATATATATAAAACCATACTGCTTTTTATATCCATTAAGCCAACTTAGAAGGTCAATTGCTGACCAAGCATAATATCCCTTAAGATTTATTCCCCTACTTATAGCTTCTTTTATTGCTTTTAAGTGTGCTTCTATAAACTTTATTCTAGGCATATCAAGGATCTCGTCCTCTATTATTGGGTCCTGATCTCCTAAACCGTTTTCAGTAATATAGATTTTTATATCACCATAATCTTTCTTTAATGCCTCAAGTCCAATGATTAGCGATTCAGGTGATATTTCCCATCCCCATTTAGTGTAAACTTTATCGTCCATCTTTACTGTCTTATAGAAGCCATCAAAAGATGCATTTCCAGGTGCCCCTGTTGAGTTTTCTCTTGTTCTTTCTACTTTTTCCCCTGTGTCATAATTTTTTATTACTCTTTGAGGTTGATAATAGTTAAGTCCTATAAAATCATTTAGTGGTGCTGCTTCTTTTAATATATTTAATTCTTCATCTGTCCAATCTGGTAAAAATCCATTTTTCTCTATATTTTTAATTACATACTCCGGATATTTACCCTTTAATATTGGATCGTAATACCATGTAATTTCATATTGATTTGCATGGTAAGCAGCTTTTTTGTTTTCTTCTTTGTCATCAACACTGAAGGCTGGTGAGAAAACATGAGTAATACCAATTTCCCCATATTGGTTTAATTTCTTATATTCAATGACAGATTTTGCATGAGCTGTAAACACATTATGTGTTGCCTGAAAATATTTTTTCACATCTCCTGATATACCAGGTGGATGAGCTCCTGTTAAGTATCCATTACTACAAAATACTATAGTTTCATTGAAGGTAATCCAATGCTTTACCCTATCTCCAAATGCCTCAAAA
The Clostridium felsineum DSM 794 DNA segment above includes these coding regions:
- a CDS encoding PTS sugar transporter subunit IIC — protein: MSKVDTIQEKILPPIMKFANSKIITAIKDGVIITMPLTLVGSIFLLIANFPIKSWGGWMTGIFGPNWAVPLSQVSGSTFDIMAIAAVIGIAAQYAKNEGQDPVTSGLLGAVAFLIVMPSYSPINIGDKVGGVVMKHADKVSAVIPKGWTGGKGMIAAIIIGVLTGFIYSWFLKRDIRIKLPESVPSGVANAFSALIPGAVIITGAMCIFIFFNVVTGQTALEWIYKVLQIPLQGITDSLGGAIAIPFVISFFWFFGVHGATLIGGVMGSIYQANTLANQDVFKAGHALVASGAGKNAHIVCQQFQDNFITLGGSGITLGLVAACFLFARSQRLKQLGRLALVPGCFNINEPVLFGLPIVLNPLMFIPFLVCPLVSGILTYFAIYTGLVPCFTAVQAIWTTPPILSGLIVAGWRGAVLQLVIIAIAAIVYFPFFKALDKEYFQEEISGEAEE
- a CDS encoding glycoside hydrolase family 1 protein; this encodes MKFPRDFFLGAASASYQVEGAWNEDGKGVSNWDVFTKIPGKTFEGTNGDVAVDHYHRYKEDIKLMAEMGLDSYRFSVSWPRIIPDGDGEVNEKGIEFYNNLIDECLKYGIVPFVTLYHWDMPEVLEKVGGWTNKRTVDAFVKYAKACFEAFGDRVKHWITFNETIVFCSNGYLTGAHPPGISGDVKKYFQATHNVFTAHAKSVIEYKKLNQYGEIGITHVFSPAFSVDDKEENKKAAYHANQYEITWYYDPILKGKYPEYVIKNIEKNGFLPDWTDEELNILKEAAPLNDFIGLNYYQPQRVIKNYDTGEKVERTRENSTGAPGNASFDGFYKTVKMDDKVYTKWGWEISPESLIIGLEALKKDYGDIKIYITENGLGDQDPIIEDEILDMPRIKFIEAHLKAIKEAISRGINLKGYYAWSAIDLLSWLNGYKKQYGFIYIDQKHNLDRKKKLSFYWYKKVIEERGENI